In Brienomyrus brachyistius isolate T26 chromosome 14, BBRACH_0.4, whole genome shotgun sequence, the following proteins share a genomic window:
- the cfl2 gene encoding cofilin-2 isoform X2, with protein sequence MKVRKSSSSDEIKKRKKAVLFCLSDDKKKIVVEEGKQILVGDIGESVDDPYACFVKLLPLNDCRYGLYDATYETKESKKEDLVFIFWAPEGAPLKSKMIYASSKDAIKKKFTGIKHEWQVNGLDDIQDRSTLADKLGGSMVVSLEGRPL encoded by the exons ATGAAAGTGCGGAAGTCGTCTTCCTCTGACGAAATAAAGAAGCGTAAGAAGGCAGTTCTCTTCTGCCTGAGCGATGACAAAAAGAAGATCGTCGTGGAAGAGGGCAAACAGATTCTGGTCGGGGATATTGGCGAGTCTGTTGATGACCCTTACGCCTGTTTTGTAAAGCTCCTACCTCTGAATGACTGCCGATATGGCCTGTATGATGCCACATATGAAACAAAGGAGTCCAAGAAAGAAGACTTGGTATTTATATTTTG GGCCCCTGAAGGAGCCCCTCTAAAAAGTAAAATGATATATGCCAGCTCTAAAGATGCCATCAAAAAGAAGTTCACAG GTATCAAACATGAATGGCAAGTCAATGGTTTAGATGACATTCAAGACCGCTCCACACTGGCAGACAAGTTGGGTGGCAGTATGGTGGTATCATTGGAAGGGAGACCCTTGTAA
- the baz1a gene encoding bromodomain adjacent to zinc finger domain protein 1A encodes MPLLHRKPFVRQKPPLDLKPDEEVFLCKVTHEIFRSYDEFFERTILCNSLVWSCALTGKPGLTYQEAVESEQRARLSLQSFPPVLVIPLLHLAALTHRTRLHELCDDVYSYVRERFFVGEMVDVISRGGFRQQCRILEVQSPYSNGAANGHVHAANDHTEGDTIVISDSDEEGCSNVVSSKSSVNGKAKVCIDPSLFKYKVLPIGTEGCEPLFVTASHISRKKNLFSRDRLKLLLKQHCEPQNGAIRLKPATIGKYKILEQNFSQFFPDEPPVFAFSPPGKGRGRRINGIFPGQMDFPVKGDGVMQAAEEKLRLMQQKEEMMALAQEKAKLKKEREDAWEARKREKEDKERKREELKRMVEEEKQKRKEEKERMKIEKEKEREKLREEKKKFAEHLKQWSRRREDMECDDLKELPPPVTVKTRLPPELFGDALMVLEFLQAFGELFDLKDEFPDGITFEVLEEALVGCDPEGPLCELLFFFLSAIFQALAEEEEEVAREQLTEADAKDLTEALDEDTDPTQSAISAVASLAAAWPQLYQGCSLKQLDLDSCTLSEILRLHILASGADCNSANAKFRYQKQGGFGAMDDACVELRLSNPGLLKRLSCSAVYDLLPGDKLKILHALCGKLLTLVSTRDFIEDCADEQRQAKQELRELKAEQHRREREEAADRVRRRKEEKLKEQELKLKEKHERLKDEERNGSHLPEDNAPEDMDTSTESHTAVKDHPTEDEDDQMSPIKTKKIKNSPEKKPVEPKDALTPEEQQQKEKDLQERIQKAAACTYILPLGRDRHYRRYWLFPSTPGLFVEEDFSGLTEDMLLPRPPSELKDEPRSVPENAVEPTDITTDSALLQSCGPPVNRPNLWAFYSTPWQVDQLIEALNGRGHRESNLKEALLQEKDRIAQILGICSAERFHHPDKPIEEGKVGTVRPRNVAEGSSTAERHMENRLKDLLLDIEDRIFQGTLGAVKVMERNAWRAALENGHYELLSPDLRENGPAKPEHSDVAPMEVDDGHVRVAGRDRLQELKGECLSVPSTSSSTPQPVNNCVHYLARALTQIEQGIERKFLKPPLGDDDVKKDQKTKKKEKKKEDDLSSEKDDGSDSGRACKTVQDRWRESLLSCSSLSQVFLHLSTLERSVAWAKSILNARCKVCRKKGDAENMLLCDACERGHHIYCVRPKLKAIPAEDWFCPECRPKQRSHRLPSRQRSSVDSEELESDRGGEEEEEDESEEEQEESGEEESEEEKESYPKKGRATVKLPLTTKGGRASSKSTTRQTDSGRSTPRSQQAAPKQSPAAAKGGSKSSGKKGASGSNSRPPPRVGSRSSARLSQEMVSCNAAAASKPADQQGTPSSSNSTPDRQGNGRKRAAMEASPKAKVVLATSASTSNRRSSGRNQGVHELSACEQLTVELVRHEDSWPFMKLVSKTQVPDYYDIIKKPIALSIIREKVNNCEYKTASEYIEDVELMFTNCLEYNPRSTNEAKAGIRLQAFFHSEAHRLGLSPQGSNQAGPPQKRPKI; translated from the exons atgccGCTTCTCCACAGAAAGCCGTTTGTCAGGCAGAAACCGCCCCTGGACCTCAAGCCCGACGAAGAAGTCTTTCTGTGTAAAGTGACACATGAAATCTTCAGGAGCTACGA TGAGTTTTTCGAGAGGACTATCCTGTGCAACAGCCTGGTGTGGAGCTGTGCTCTGACCGGCAAGCCGGGCCTGACCTACCAGGAGGCTGTGGAGAGTGAGCAGCGGGCCCGGCTCAGTCTGCAGAGCTTCCCTCCAGTGCTGGTGATCCCACTGCTGCACCTGGCTGCCCTCACGCACCGCACGCGCCTACATGAGCTCTGCGACGATGTCTACAGCTATGTCCGGGAGCGCTTCTTTGTCGGGGAGATGGTGGATGTGATCAGCCGTGGTGGATTCAG acaGCAGTGTCGCATCTTGGAGGTGCAGTCTCCGTATTCAAATGGGGCAGCCAATGGCCATGTCCATGCAGCCAACGACCACACAGAGGGGGACACCATTGTCATCAGTGACAGTGACGAAGAGGGCTGCTCCAACGTGGTGTCCTCCAAGTCGTCAGTCAATGG GAAGGCAAAAGTGTGCATTGATCCATCATTATTCAAGTACAAAGTGCTGCCCATCGGCACTGAAGGCTGCGAGCCCCTGTTCGTAACAGCCAGTCACATCAG TCGTAAGAAGAACCTCTTTTCCCGTGACCGACTAAAGCTGCTGTTGAAACAACACTGTGAGCCCCAGAATGGGGCCATCAGGCTCAAG CCTGCTACAATTGGCAAGTACAAGATATTGGAACAGAATTTCTCTCAGTTTTTCCCTGATGAACCCCCGGTGTTTGCCTTCAGCCCCCCCGGGAAGGGTCGAGGTCGCCGTATCAACGGCATCTTTCCCGGACAG ATGGACTTCCCTGTGAAGGGAGACGGCGTAATGCAGGCAGCCGAGGAGAAACTCAGGCTGATGCAACAGAAGGAGGAAATGATGGCCCTGG CACAGGAAAaagccaagctaaagaaggAGCGGGAAGATGCCTGGGAGGCCAGAAAGAGGGAAAAGGAGGACAAGGAGCGGAAGAGAGAGGAGTTGAAGAGGATGGTGGAAGAAGAGAAGCAGAAAAGAAAGGAAGAGAAAGAGAGGATGAAAATCGAGAAAGAGAAG GAGCGAGAGAAGCTACGGGAGGAGAAGAAGAAGTTTGCGGAGCATCTGAAGCAGTGGAGCCGGCGGAGGGAGGACATGGAATGTGATGACCTTAAG GAGCTACCACCCCCGGTGACCGTGAAAACCCGGCTACCCCCTGAGCTCTTTGGAGATGCCCTCATGGTGCTGGAGTTCCTGCAGGCATTCGGAGAGCTTTTCGATCTGAAAGACGAATTCCCAGACGGGATCACCTTTG AGGTGCTTGAGGAGGCGCTGGTGGGCTGTGACCCGGAGGGCCCTCTGTGCGAGctcctcttcttcttcctgTCAGCCATATTCCAGGCCCtggctgaggaggaggaggaagtagCCCGTGAGCAACTGACTGAGGCGGATGCTAAAG ATCTAACTGAGGCCCTGGATGAAGATACAGACCCGACACAGTCGGCCATCAGCGCGGTGGCGTCACTGGCTGCAGCCTGGCCTCAGCTCTACCAGG GCTGCAGCCTGAAGCAGCTGGACCTGGACAGCTGCACCCTGTCTGAGATCCTGCGACTGCATATCCTGGCTTCCGGTGCTGACTGCAACTCTGCCAACGCCAAGTTCCGGTACCAGAAGCAGGGTGGCTTTGGTGCCATGGACGACGCCTGTGTGGAGCTGCGGCTGAGCAACCCAGGGCTGCTGAAGCGACTGTCCTGCAGCGCCGTCTATGACCTGCTGCCCG GAGATAAGCTGAAGATCCTGCATGCACTGTGTGGCAAGCTGCTGACGCTGGTGTCCACGCGCGACTTCATCGAGGACTGTGCTGACGAGCAGCGGCAGGCCAAGCAGGAGCTCCGCGAGCTCAAGGCTGAGCAGCACCGGCGAGAGCGTGAGGAGGCTGCCGATAG gGTCCGGAGAAGAAAGGAGGAGAAACTAAAAGAGCAGGAGCTCAAACTCAAGGAGAAACACGAAAGGCTCAAGGATGAGGAGCGGAATGGCTCACACCTGCCAGA GGATAATGCTCCAGAAGATATGGACACCAGCACGGAGAGTCACACCGCAGTTAAGGACCACCCTACAGAGGATGAAGATGACCAGATGTCTCCCATCAAAACCAAGAAAA TTAAGAACAGTCCAGAAAAGAAGCCAGTGGAACCCAAGGATGCTCTGACTCCAGAAGAGCAGCAGCAGAAGGAGAAGGATCTTCAGGAGCGCATCCAGAAGGCTGCTGCCTGCACATACATCCTGCCTCTGGGCCGTGACCGCCACTATCGCCGCTATTGGCTGTTTCCCTCCACCCCTGGTCTGTTTGTGGAGGAGGACTTCTCAGGTCTCACAGAGGACATGCTGCTACCGAGACCTCCTTCTGAGCTCAAAGATGAGCCGCGATCTGTGCCAGAGAATGCCGTGGAACCTACTGACATCACCACGGACTCTGCTCTGCTTCAGAGCTGCGGGCCTCCAGTGAACCGCCCCAACCTCTGGGCCTTCTATAGCACCCCTTGGCAAGTGGATCAGCTGATTGAGGCGCTGAACGGCCGTGGCCACCGGGAGAGTAACCTGAAGGAGGCACTGTTGCAAGAGAAGGACCGCATCGCACAGATCCTAGGCATCTGCTCAGCTGAGAGGTTCCATCACCCAG ACAAACCAATTGAAGAGGGCAAAGTGGGCACAGTGAGGCCAAGGAATGTGGCGGAAGGCTCGTCCACTGCGGAGCGGCACATGGAGAACCGGCTGAAAGACCTGCTGCTTGACATTGAGGATCGCATCTTCCAGGGCACTCTGGGAGCTGTCAAG GTGATGGAGCGAAATGCTTGGAGAGCTGCACTGGAGAACGGTCACTATGAGCTGCTAAGTCCTGACCTCAGAGAGAACGGGCCGGCAAAACCAGAGCATAGCGACGTGGCCCCCATGGAGGTGGACGACGGCCATGTCAGGGTGGCAGGGAGGGACCG GTTACAGGAACTGAAGGGCGAGTGTCTGAGTGTGCCATCTACCAGCTCCAGCACCCCCCAGCCAGTGAATAACTGTGTGCACTACCTGGCCCGGGCGCTGACCCAGATCGAGCAGGGCATTGAGCGGAAGTTCCTCAAACCACCACTAG ggGATGATGATGTGAAAAAAGACCAGAAAaccaagaaaaaagaaaaaaagaaagaagatGACCTGTCAAGTGAAAAAGATG ACGGCAGTGACAGCGGCCGCGCCTGCAAGACGGTGCAGGACCGCTGGCGGGAGTCCCTGCTCAGCTGCTCCAGCCTGTCGCAGGTCTTCCTGCACCTTTCCACCTTGGAGCGCAGCGTTGCCTGGGCCAAGTCCATCCTGAATGCCCGTTGCAAGGTGTGTCGCAAGAAGGGCGATGCCGAGAATATGCTGCTGTGCGACGCCTGCGAGCGAGGCCATCACATCTACTGTGTGCGACCCAAGCTCAAG GCCATCCCTGCCGAGGACTGGTTCTGTCCGGAGTGCCGTCCGAAACAGCGCTCCCACCGCCTTCCTTCCCGCCAGCGTTCCTCTGTCGACTCAGAAGAGCTGGAGTCAGACAGAGGgggagaggaggaagaggaggatgaatctgaagaggagcaggaggagtcAGGGGAAGAAGAGTCTGAGGAAGAGAAAGAGAG CTACCCTAAGAAAGGCCGAGCTACAGTGAAGCTTCCCCTAACAACCAAGGGAGGGAGGGCAAGCAGCAAATCTACCACCCGGCAGACTGATTCCGGTCGCTCCACCCCCCGTAGCCAGCAGGCAGCACCAAAACAGTCTCCTGCTGCTGCAAAGGGGGGCTCAAAGTCCTCAGGGAAGAAGGGAGCCAGTGGCTCGAACAGCAGGCCGCCTCCTAGAGTGGGGAGCCGGAGCAGTGCCCGCCTGAGCCAGGAGATGGTGTCCTGCAATGCAGCTGCGGCTTCCAAGCCAGCGGACCAGCAGGGCACCCCATCCTCGAGCAACTCCACCCCAGACAGGCAGGGCAATGGCCGCAAACGAGCCGCCATGG AGGCGTCTCCCAAGGCGAAGGTTGTCTTGGCCACATCTGCATCCACCTCTAACCGCCGCAGTTCAGGACGAAACCAGGGTGTCCACGAGCTGTCTGCCTGTGAACAGCTGACTGTGGAACTGGTCAGACATGAGGATAGCTGGCCCTTCATGAAGTTGGTGTCCAAAACTCAG GTGCCGGACTACTATGATATCATTAAGAAGCCCATTGCTTTGAGTATAATCAGGGAAAAAGTCAACAACTGTGAATACAAAACTGCCT CTGAATATATTGAGGATGTGGAGCTCATGTTCACCAATTGCTTAGAGTATAACCCACGCAGCACAAATGAAGCAAAGGCTGGAATTCGGCTTCAGGCTTTCTTCCACTCGGAGGCACACAGGCTTGGCCTCTCCCCTCAGGGAAGTAACCAGGCTGGACCACCCCAGAAACGCCCCAAAATCTAA
- the cfl2 gene encoding cofilin-2 isoform X1, with translation MASGVTVNDEVIKVFNDMKVRKSSSSDEIKKRKKAVLFCLSDDKKKIVVEEGKQILVGDIGESVDDPYACFVKLLPLNDCRYGLYDATYETKESKKEDLVFIFWAPEGAPLKSKMIYASSKDAIKKKFTGIKHEWQVNGLDDIQDRSTLADKLGGSMVVSLEGRPL, from the exons ATG GCTTCTGGTGTCACAGTCAACGATGAAGTCATCAAGGTCTTCAATGACATGAAAGTGCGGAAGTCGTCTTCCTCTGACGAAATAAAGAAGCGTAAGAAGGCAGTTCTCTTCTGCCTGAGCGATGACAAAAAGAAGATCGTCGTGGAAGAGGGCAAACAGATTCTGGTCGGGGATATTGGCGAGTCTGTTGATGACCCTTACGCCTGTTTTGTAAAGCTCCTACCTCTGAATGACTGCCGATATGGCCTGTATGATGCCACATATGAAACAAAGGAGTCCAAGAAAGAAGACTTGGTATTTATATTTTG GGCCCCTGAAGGAGCCCCTCTAAAAAGTAAAATGATATATGCCAGCTCTAAAGATGCCATCAAAAAGAAGTTCACAG GTATCAAACATGAATGGCAAGTCAATGGTTTAGATGACATTCAAGACCGCTCCACACTGGCAGACAAGTTGGGTGGCAGTATGGTGGTATCATTGGAAGGGAGACCCTTGTAA